Part of the Burkholderia sp. FERM BP-3421 genome, CATTAGTCACGAGCGTGCCCTAAAAAAACAAGCGCCGAACAATCGGCGCCCTGATCGCGGCGGCCGGCCGCGCGGTGCGCCGCGAGGCGCCCGGCGCGGCCGGCCCGGCCGCCGCATCGGCCCCGGCGCGCAACGGCCGGGACGCGGAATGCGCGCTTACTTCACGTTTTCGCGGAACCACTTCGGATGGTGCTTGCGCGCCCAGCCGAGCGTGACCGTGCCGCGCACCATCGCGCCGATCGAGCCCTTCACCCACAGGGCCGCGTAGATGTGGACGATGATGCTGGAGATCAGCACGAAGGCCGCCGCCGCATGCACGACCGCCGCCGCGCGTATCACCCCGATCGGGAAGTAGAACGAAAAATAGCGCCGCCAGATCACGATGCCCGACAGCAGCAACAGCAGCAGACAGGCGACCAGCGTGAAGAATAGCAGCTTCTGTCCGGCGTTATAGCGGCCGACGGGCGGCAGGTTCTCCTCGTGGTTCGTGAGCACGTCGTCGATCTGCTTGAGCCACTGGCGGTCGTCCGCGTCGAGCAGGTTGTGGTGCCAGTAGCGCACCACCATGATCGCGAACGACACGAACATCACGACGCCGACGAACGGATGCAGGATCCGCGTCCACTGCCCGCCGCCGAACAGCGCGGTCATCCAGAACATCGACGGATGAAACAGCGCGAGCCCGGACAGCGCGAGCAGCACGAACGTGATGGCCGTGATCCAGTGATTGCTGCGCTCGTTCGGCGTGTAGCGCACGATCAGGTTCGGGTCTCGCTGGCTCATTTCACGTCCTCCTTGATGCGGCGCGCCTCGTCGCGGGCGGCGGCTTCCTCGTCGTCCGTCACCTCGTTCGGCCCGACGCGCGTGTAGTGGAAGAAGCCCGCCAGCGCCGACAGCGCGATGCCGGCGACCGCCAGCGGCTTCGCGATGCCCTTCCAGAACTTCACCATCGGGCTGATCGACGGGTTGTCGGGCAGCCCGTGGTACAGCGACGGCTTGTCCGCGTGATGCAGCACGTACATCACGTGGGTGCCGCCCACGCCTTGCGGGTCGTACAGCCCGGCGTGCTCGAAGCCGCGCTCCTTCAGGTCCTCGATCCGCTCGGCCGCGTGCTGCTTCATGTCCTCCTTGGTGCCGAACACGATCGCGCCCGTCGGGCAGGTCTTCACGCAGGCCGGTTCCTGGCCGACCGCGACGCGGTCGGAACAGAGCGTGCACTTGTACGCGCGATGGTCCTTCTTCGAGATGCGCGGCACGTTGAACGGGCAGCCCGTCACGCAGTAGCCGCAGCCGATGCAGTTTTCCTCGTGGAAATCGACGATGCCGTTGTTGTACTGCACGATCGCGCCCGGCGACGGGCAGGCCTTCAGGCAGCCCGGATCCTCGCAGTGCATGCAGCCGTCCTTGCGGATCAGCCATTCGAGGTTGCCGTCCGGATTCTCGTATTCGGAGAACCGCATCACGGTCCACGAATGCTCGGACAGGTCGGCCGGGTTGTCGTACACGCCGACGTTCGTGCCCACCTCGTCGCGCAGGTCGTTCCACTCCATGCACGCGGTCTGGCAGGCCTTGCAGCCGATGCACTTCGACACGTCGATCAGTTTCGCCACGCTCCCCGTCACCGGCTCCCGCACCGTGGGCGGCGGGGTGGTGGTGGCGGAGACCCGTTTGATATCAAGCGATTGCAATGCCATCTCGTTCCCCTTACGCCTTTTCCACGTTCACCAGGAACGACTTGAATTCCGGTGTCTGCGAGTTGCCGTCGCCGACGGACGGAGTCAGGGTGTTCGCGAGATAGCCGGGCTTCGTCAGACCCTTGAAGCCCCAGTGCAACGGAATGCCGACCGTCTGTACCTTCCTGCCGTCGACCATCAGCGGCTTGATCCGCTTCGTGACGAGCGCGACCGCGATGATGTAGCCGCGCATCGACGACACCTTCACGCGATCGCCGTGCACGACGCCCACGTCCTTCGCGAGATCCTCGCCGATCTCGACGAACTGCTGGGGCTGCACGATCGCGTTCAGGCGCGCGTGCTTCGTCCAGTAGTGGAAGTGCTCGGTGAGCCGGTAGGTGGTCGCCGCGTACGGGAACTTGTCCGACTTGCCGAACATCTTGCGATCGTCCGGGAACACGCGGGCGGCCGGATTGTTCAGCGCCTGCGGGTTGTTCGGATGGAACGGGTTCGCGGCGAGCGGCGTCTCGAACGGCTCGTAGTGCTCGGGGAACGGACCTTCGTTCATCCCCGCGCGCGCGAAGAAGCGCGCGACGCCTTCCGGATTCATGATGAACGGGCCCATGCCGGTCTCGGGCGGCTCGTCCGCCTTGAAGTCGGCGACGTCCGGGCCGCTCCAGGTCTTGCCGTTCCAGCCGATCAGCTTGCGGGTCGGGTCGAACGGCTTGCCGCTCACGTCGCACGAGGCGCGGTTGTACAGGATCCGCCGGTTCGCGGGCCACGCCCACGCCCAGCCGAGCGTCTGGCCGATGCCGGTCGGGTCGGAATTGTCGCGCCGCCCCATCTGGTTGCCGGCCTGCGTCCACGCGCCGCAGAAGATCCAGCAGCCGCTCGCGGTGCTGCCGTCGTCCTTGAGCTGCGCGAAGGCGGCCAGCTGCTCGCCCTTCTTCACGAGCGTCTTGGTCGCATCCTTCGGGTCGGGCAGGTCCGCGAGCGCGCGGCCGTTGAACTCCATCGCGAGTTCCTCGGGCGTCGGGCTTTCCGGGTCCGCGTACGGCCAGGTCAGGTTGACGATCGGATCGGGGAACTTGCCGCCGTCCTTCTTGTAGGCCTCGCGCATCCGCAGGAAGATCCCCGACATGATCTCGAGATCGCTGCGCGCCTGGCCCGGCGGCTCCGCGCCCTTCCAGTGCCATTGCAGCACGCGCGACGAGCTCACCAGCGAGCCGCGCTCTTCCGCGAAGCAGGTGGTCGGCAGGCGGAACACCTCGGTCTGGATCTGCGACGCGTCGACGTCGTTGTAGTCGCCGTGGTTCTTCCAGAACTCGGACGTCTCGGTCGCGAGCGGATCCATGATCACGAGCCACTTCAGCCTGGCGAGCGCAGCCGCCGTCTTGACCTTCGACGGGGCCGCCGCGAGCGGGTTGAAGCCCTGGCAGATGTAGCCGTTCATCTTGCCGGCCGCCATCAGCTCGATGGTCTGCAACAGGTCGTACGGCTTGTCGAGCTTCGGCAGGTAGTCGTAGCCCCAGTTGTTGTCGACCGTGGCCGCGTCGCCCCACCACGACTTCATGAAGCTCACGTGGAACGCGCGGTAGTTCTTCCAGTAGCTGAGCTGGTTCGGCCGCATCGGCTGCTGCACGCGCTTCTGGATATAGCCTTCGAAATCCTGCTCGCCCTGCGACGGCAGCGTCATGTAGCCCGGCAGCAGGTTCGACATCAGGCCGAGGTCCGTCAGGCCCTGGATGTTCGAGTGGCCGCGCAGCGCGTTCATGCCGCCGCCCGCGATGCCGATGTTGCCGAGCAGCAGCTGCACCATCGCGCCCGTGCGGATGATCTGCGCGCCGATCGAGTGGTGGGTCCAGCCGAGCGCATACAGCACCGTGCCGGCGCGGCCGGGAACGGCGGTGGTCGCGAGCATCTCGCACACCTTGAGGAACTTGTCCTTCGGCGTGCCGCAAACCTTCTCGACCATCTCGGGCGTATAGCGCGAGTAATGCTGCTTGAGCAGGTTGTAGACGCAACGCGGATGCGCGAGCGTCGGGTCGACCTTCACGAAGCCGTCCTCGCCGCGCTCGTAGTCCCAGCTCGACTTGTCCGGATACGCGTGCTTCTCCGCGTTGTAGCCGGAATAGATGCCGTCGTTGAAGGTGAAATCCTCGCGCACGATGAACGAGAAGTCCGTGTAGTTCTTCACGTACTCGTGCTGGATCTTGTCGTTCGTCAGCAGGTAATTGATGATCCCGCCGAGGAATGCGATATCCGAGCCGGTGCGAATCGGCGCGTAGTAGTCCGCCACGGAGGCGGTGCGCGTGAAACGCGGGTCGACCACGATCAGCCGCGCCTTGCGGTGCGCCTTCGCTTCGGTCACCCACTTGAAACCGCACGGGTGCGCTTCGGCGGCATTGCCGCCCATTACCAGGATCACGTCAGCGTTCTTGATGTCGACCCAATGGTTCGTCATCGCGCCGCGGCCAAACGTCGGGGCAAGACCTGCCACCGTCGGGCCGTGTCAGACACGCGCCTGGTTGTCGAATGCAAGCATCCCCATGCTGCGCACGGTCTTGTGCGTCAGATAGCCCACCTCGTTGCTGCCCGCCGACGCGGCGAGCATGCCCGTGGTCAGCCAGCGGTTGACCTTCGCGCCGTCTTCCGTCGTCTCGACGAAGTTCGCGTCGCGGTCTTCCTTCATCAGCTTCGCGATGCGGTCGAGCGCATCGGTCCACGAGATCGGCTCCCACTTGTCCGAGCCGGCCGCGCGGTATTCCGGCTGCGTCAGGCGGCTCGGGCTGTGGATGAAGTCGATCAGGCTCGCGCCCTTCGGGCACAGCGTGCCGCGATTGACCGGGTGATCGGGATCGCCTTCGATGTGGATGATGCTCGGCTGCGCATTCTTCGCGCCGTCGCCGAGGCTGTACATCAGGATGCCGCAGCCGACCGAGCAGTACGGACAGGTGTTGCGGGTTTCAACTGTACGCGCCAGCTTGTATTGACGCACCTCGGCGAGCGCTTCGGCTGGCGAGAAGCCCATCAGGGCAAGACTCGAGCCGGCGAGCGTCGTGGCGGTCACCTTCATGAACTGGCGCCGGGACATGTGTAGCATGGTGGTCTCGGCTGGTGTATTAGGGGGACACTTAAAACTACGGTGCCGGCCGGATTCTACGACGGCTGCGCGCTTGCTGCTGCGCTTCGACGAAGTTCCAGGCCGTGCAGCCTGGGCTGCGGCGGGCCGCCGGCACTTTCGCCTGCACGCCCTTCTGTTATATGACAACAGGGGCACGATGGCTAGGAACGGCGGCCTTACAGGGCCGTAAGCTTATCAGATGCGGGTGCGAAATTTCGCCTGGGCACGCTGAATCGGACGAATCCGGAGCATTCGGCGGGGCGAAATCGCGGTGTCGGCGCAGGCAGGAATTGATGCGTGACCGACGCCTCATTTCTGCTTCGCGTCGGTAGACGCCGGCTACACACCCGCCGACGTGGAAAAGATGAAAACGGCGCTCGATGCCGGCAGCGGTGAGACCGAGGTGTCGAAGCAGTCGATCGGCGATCTGCAATTGAAGGTGTCGGTGCGGCTGGAAGGCATGGCGTACGGCGCGCACGAGTGAGACGTGATGCTCATGGCGACGGGACCGCCATATAGGCGAAGCCCCATTCAACCTCAATCTCGGCCAATCACCCCGTCCGTCCCGGAATTCCCTCGCCATCGCCGACCTGGGCTTCTGCGGATATGGATAATCGCCTCAACCCCAAAACACAACATTGCAAACGCCAGGCGCCCTCCGCACCGCTTCGAACCCGGACGTCGAATCCGAGTGCCGATAAGCGGCTCGCTCGCCCCTCCCCTCAAAACCTCGGCAAGCCCGGCGGATTCGTCTCCGACTTCGCCACCGCCTCGTCCTGCAAGCCCCATCGCGCGAGCGCGCGCCCATACCGGCCGTCGCGGATCAGGTCGTTGGTCGCGATCGTCAGCGCGTCGGCCAGACCGCTGCCCTTGCGCGTCGCGATCGCGACATCCGCGTTCGCCGGCCAGCCCGCGTTCACGCCGCCCACGCGCCGGATGCCCGCGCCCTGCGCCGCCGCGTACGCGAGCGACGCATCCGGATTCAGCTCGGCGTCCGCGCGCCCCGTCAGCAGCGCGACCCGCGCGACCGCATCGTCGTCGTAGTACTGCAGCACGGCCGGCCGCAGCCCCTGCGCGGCGTTGCGCCGGTTCCACTCGAGCAGGATCCGCTCCTGGCTCGTCCCCGCTCCGGTGATGATGCGCAGGCCCGCCACGTCCGCCGGCCCGGCGATCCGCCTGACCGGGCTCGCATCGCGCACGTAGAAGCCATGCAAGCCGAGCCGGTAGGTCGTGAAATCGAACTTCTCCTTGCGCTGCTCCGTCACGCCGACATTGGAAATCACCGCGTCGTACTTCCCGGAACTGAGGCCGAGCGGCCAGTCCGCCCACGCGATCGGCAGCAGCCGCAGCGTCCGGCCGAGCGCGTCGGCGATCAGTTGCGCGTAGTCGGCGTCCGCGCCGACCACCGTCCGCGCGTCCGTCGCGTAGGTCGCCACGGGCGGCGCATGCGGCGCGATCGCGACCGTGAACGCGCCCGCCGCCGCCCAGCGATAGCCGCGCGCCGCGTCGATCGCACGCGGATCTGGTTCGGCGCGCACCCGGCCCGCCTGGCGCGGATCGAGGTCCACCGCACGCGCGCCCGTCGCCGCCGCCCACGCCGACGCCGGCGCGACGCCCGTGGCGAGCAGCGCCGCCAGCCACGCGCGCCGGCGCGGCTGCGCAGGCTCGGCGGCCCCGGTCGCGCGCCGCATCACAGCACCTTCGACAGGAACGCGCGGGTGCGCGGATGCGCGGGCGCGCCCAGCACCTGCGCCGGCGTGCCGGATTCGACGATGCGCCCCTGCTCCATGAACAGCACGGTATCGGCCACCTCGCGCGCGAAGCCGATTTCATGCGTGACGATCACGAGCGTCGTGCCGGAGCGCGCCAGTTCCTTGATCACGTCCAGCACTTCATTGACCAGCTCCGGATCGAGCGCCGACGTCGGTTCGTCGAACAGCAGCACCTTCGGCCGCAGCGCGAGCGCGCGCGCAATCGCGACCCGCTGCTGCTGGCCGCCCGACAGCTGGCGCGGATACGCGTCGGCCTTCGCCGCCAGCCCCACCCGCGCCAGCAGCTCGCGCGCGTCGCGCTCGGCGTCGTCACGCGTCGCGAGACCCAGCGCGACGGGCGCCTCGATCAGATTGCCGAGCACGCTCAGGTGCGGAAACAGGTTGAAGCTCTGAAACACCATCCCGACGTCGATGCGCCGCCGCAGCACCTCGCGCTCGCTCAGTTCGTAGAGCGTGTCGCCTTCGCGCCGGTAGCCGACCAGTTCGCCGTCGATGTCGATGAAGCCGTCGTCCACGCGCTCCAGGTGATTGATCGTGCGCAGCAGCGTCGACTTGCCGGACCCGGACTGCCCGAGGATCACCGTCACGCTGCCCGGCGCCGCGACGAACGAGAGGTTGTCGAGCACCTTGTGCGAACCGAAGCTCTTCGAGACGCGATGGATCGCGACCTGTCCGCCCGGCCGCCGCGCGCCGGACTGCCAGCCCGACCCGCGCGCGGGTGTCGGGGCCGGCGCCAAGGCGGCCGGCCGCCGCGCCGCAGCGCGGCGCGCGCGCCACGCGTCGAGCAGCGACGGCGGCGGATTGCGCAGCGCGCCGCGCGCGAAGTGGCGCTCGACCTGCGCCTGGATCACCGACAGCACGGTCAGGATGATCAGATACCAGACGGTCGCCACCATCAGCAGCGGAATCACTTCGAGATTGCGGCGATAGATGACCTGCACCGTGTAGAACAGCTCCGGCATCGCCAGCACGTACACCATCGACGTCCCTTTCGCGAGCGTGATCAGGTCGTTGAACGCGGTCGGCAGGATCGCGCGCATCGCCTGCGGCAACACGATCCGCCAAACCTGGCGCGCGCGCGGCAGGCCGAGCGCGGCGGCGGCCTCCAGCTGCCCCTGGTCGACCGACAGGATCCCGCCGCGGATCACCTCGGCGGAAAACGCCGCGTGATTGAGCGTGAGGCCCAGCACCGCGGCCAGGAACGGGCCCACCAGTTCGGTGGTGGAAATATCCACGAACGTGAGGTCGGTAAACGGCACCCCGAGCCGGATATGCTCGTACAGGTAGCCGAGATTGTTCAGCACCAGCAGCAGCACGATCAACGGGATCGAGCGGAACAGCCAGATGAAGATCCACGCGCTCGCCGCCAGCACCCGCGAACGCGACGCGCGCGCGAGCGCGAGCGGCACGCCGAGCGTGACGCCGAACAGCGCGCCGAGCAGCGTCAGCCACAGCGTGCGCGCGAGGCCGGACAGCACCGGCTCCGACAGGAACCATTCGGCGAACACCGGCCAGCCCCAGTTCGGGTTGCCGAACAGCGAATGCAGCACCAGCGCGATCAGCACGACGCCGAACACGGTGCCGGCGGTGCGCGCGCGATGGCGGGCCGGCACGATCCGGTAGCGCGCGGCGTCGGCGGATGCGGTCGCGCCCAGGGCGGGCAGCGCGCCGCCGACGATCCGGGTGGTGTCGCTCATCGTCCATTCCCTCCTGTCGACCGGCTCAGGCCGGTTCGTAGTCCGCGTGGCGGCTCGTCTTGCGCGCGAGCCCGAGGTGGTCGCGCAGCGTGCGGCCGGGCAGCGTGCGCTGGTAGCGGCCGCGCGCCTCGAGCGCCGGGATCACCAGCTCGGCGAAATCGTCGACGCCCTGCGCCTGCACCGGAAACCCGAGGATGAAGCCGTCGGCCGCGCCCGCGTCGACCCAGCGGATGATCTCGTCCGCGACCTGTTCGCCGGTGCCGATGAAATCCGGGCGCGGCGTCGCGACGGCCAGCGCGATCTCGCGCAGCGTGAGCCCCTTCGCGCGCGCGTCGGCCT contains:
- a CDS encoding formate dehydrogenase subunit gamma, with protein sequence MSQRDPNLIVRYTPNERSNHWITAITFVLLALSGLALFHPSMFWMTALFGGGQWTRILHPFVGVVMFVSFAIMVVRYWHHNLLDADDRQWLKQIDDVLTNHEENLPPVGRYNAGQKLLFFTLVACLLLLLLSGIVIWRRYFSFYFPIGVIRAAAVVHAAAAFVLISSIIVHIYAALWVKGSIGAMVRGTVTLGWARKHHPKWFRENVK
- the fdxH gene encoding formate dehydrogenase subunit beta, which encodes MALQSLDIKRVSATTTPPPTVREPVTGSVAKLIDVSKCIGCKACQTACMEWNDLRDEVGTNVGVYDNPADLSEHSWTVMRFSEYENPDGNLEWLIRKDGCMHCEDPGCLKACPSPGAIVQYNNGIVDFHEENCIGCGYCVTGCPFNVPRISKKDHRAYKCTLCSDRVAVGQEPACVKTCPTGAIVFGTKEDMKQHAAERIEDLKERGFEHAGLYDPQGVGGTHVMYVLHHADKPSLYHGLPDNPSISPMVKFWKGIAKPLAVAGIALSALAGFFHYTRVGPNEVTDDEEAAARDEARRIKEDVK
- the fdnG gene encoding formate dehydrogenase-N subunit alpha codes for the protein MLHMSRRQFMKVTATTLAGSSLALMGFSPAEALAEVRQYKLARTVETRNTCPYCSVGCGILMYSLGDGAKNAQPSIIHIEGDPDHPVNRGTLCPKGASLIDFIHSPSRLTQPEYRAAGSDKWEPISWTDALDRIAKLMKEDRDANFVETTEDGAKVNRWLTTGMLAASAGSNEVGYLTHKTVRSMGMLAFDNQARVUHGPTVAGLAPTFGRGAMTNHWVDIKNADVILVMGGNAAEAHPCGFKWVTEAKAHRKARLIVVDPRFTRTASVADYYAPIRTGSDIAFLGGIINYLLTNDKIQHEYVKNYTDFSFIVREDFTFNDGIYSGYNAEKHAYPDKSSWDYERGEDGFVKVDPTLAHPRCVYNLLKQHYSRYTPEMVEKVCGTPKDKFLKVCEMLATTAVPGRAGTVLYALGWTHHSIGAQIIRTGAMVQLLLGNIGIAGGGMNALRGHSNIQGLTDLGLMSNLLPGYMTLPSQGEQDFEGYIQKRVQQPMRPNQLSYWKNYRAFHVSFMKSWWGDAATVDNNWGYDYLPKLDKPYDLLQTIELMAAGKMNGYICQGFNPLAAAPSKVKTAAALARLKWLVIMDPLATETSEFWKNHGDYNDVDASQIQTEVFRLPTTCFAEERGSLVSSSRVLQWHWKGAEPPGQARSDLEIMSGIFLRMREAYKKDGGKFPDPIVNLTWPYADPESPTPEELAMEFNGRALADLPDPKDATKTLVKKGEQLAAFAQLKDDGSTASGCWIFCGAWTQAGNQMGRRDNSDPTGIGQTLGWAWAWPANRRILYNRASCDVSGKPFDPTRKLIGWNGKTWSGPDVADFKADEPPETGMGPFIMNPEGVARFFARAGMNEGPFPEHYEPFETPLAANPFHPNNPQALNNPAARVFPDDRKMFGKSDKFPYAATTYRLTEHFHYWTKHARLNAIVQPQQFVEIGEDLAKDVGVVHGDRVKVSSMRGYIIAVALVTKRIKPLMVDGRKVQTVGIPLHWGFKGLTKPGYLANTLTPSVGDGNSQTPEFKSFLVNVEKA
- a CDS encoding ABC transporter substrate-binding protein — encoded protein: MRRATGAAEPAQPRRRAWLAALLATGVAPASAWAAATGARAVDLDPRQAGRVRAEPDPRAIDAARGYRWAAAGAFTVAIAPHAPPVATYATDARTVVGADADYAQLIADALGRTLRLLPIAWADWPLGLSSGKYDAVISNVGVTEQRKEKFDFTTYRLGLHGFYVRDASPVRRIAGPADVAGLRIITGAGTSQERILLEWNRRNAAQGLRPAVLQYYDDDAVARVALLTGRADAELNPDASLAYAAAQGAGIRRVGGVNAGWPANADVAIATRKGSGLADALTIATNDLIRDGRYGRALARWGLQDEAVAKSETNPPGLPRF
- a CDS encoding amino acid ABC transporter permease/ATP-binding protein — encoded protein: MSDTTRIVGGALPALGATASADAARYRIVPARHRARTAGTVFGVVLIALVLHSLFGNPNWGWPVFAEWFLSEPVLSGLARTLWLTLLGALFGVTLGVPLALARASRSRVLAASAWIFIWLFRSIPLIVLLLVLNNLGYLYEHIRLGVPFTDLTFVDISTTELVGPFLAAVLGLTLNHAAFSAEVIRGGILSVDQGQLEAAAALGLPRARQVWRIVLPQAMRAILPTAFNDLITLAKGTSMVYVLAMPELFYTVQVIYRRNLEVIPLLMVATVWYLIILTVLSVIQAQVERHFARGALRNPPPSLLDAWRARRAAARRPAALAPAPTPARGSGWQSGARRPGGQVAIHRVSKSFGSHKVLDNLSFVAAPGSVTVILGQSGSGKSTLLRTINHLERVDDGFIDIDGELVGYRREGDTLYELSEREVLRRRIDVGMVFQSFNLFPHLSVLGNLIEAPVALGLATRDDAERDARELLARVGLAAKADAYPRQLSGGQQQRVAIARALALRPKVLLFDEPTSALDPELVNEVLDVIKELARSGTTLVIVTHEIGFAREVADTVLFMEQGRIVESGTPAQVLGAPAHPRTRAFLSKVL